The following proteins are co-located in the Nonlabens ponticola genome:
- a CDS encoding T9SS type A sorting domain-containing protein: MKTTLIFLALLFFSILAQSQIVWNASFTTFTKADGTDPNIPSNQDQINTDVAITRGRNGGGLYNAVSQTSALQNSNPAGTEWAVGSAVDFADFTFTDFRSAVGRPRSAPGQSLVMHLIAADIYIDVTFNSWSQGNGNGGFSYTRATAPATAAINDSNSLIGMYPNPTTSVLKVGSKNPSDEYSVYDIAGRLLLNGKLDNNSTVDVSSLDTGLFIINVTGSSATFVKQ; this comes from the coding sequence ATGAAAACCACTCTCATCTTTCTCGCGCTGTTGTTCTTCTCCATACTGGCACAATCCCAAATCGTGTGGAACGCAAGTTTTACGACTTTCACTAAAGCAGATGGCACAGATCCCAACATTCCCTCAAATCAAGATCAAATTAATACCGATGTGGCGATCACAAGAGGACGCAATGGTGGTGGTCTTTATAATGCTGTCTCGCAGACTAGTGCCTTGCAAAACTCAAATCCAGCAGGCACAGAATGGGCGGTAGGTAGCGCGGTGGATTTTGCCGATTTCACATTTACCGATTTTAGAAGTGCGGTGGGCAGGCCTCGTAGTGCGCCTGGACAATCACTTGTAATGCATTTGATCGCTGCAGATATTTATATTGACGTTACCTTCAATTCCTGGTCGCAAGGAAATGGTAATGGTGGTTTTAGTTACACCAGAGCCACGGCGCCAGCTACTGCAGCTATCAACGATTCAAATTCATTAATAGGAATGTATCCTAATCCTACTACTAGCGTTCTCAAGGTTGGTTCTAAAAATCCTTCAGATGAATACTCCGTTTATGACATTGCAGGCAGGCTGTTACTTAACGGTAAACTTGACAATAACTCAACTGTAGATGTGAGTAGTCTAGACACAGGCCTGTTTATCATAAACGTGACTGGAAGTAGCGCAACATTTGTAAAGCAGTAA
- a CDS encoding leucine--tRNA ligase has protein sequence MLLYDHQKIEAKWQEYWAANQTFKATNQSGKPKFYALDMFPYPSGAGLHVGHPLGYIASDIVSRYKRHTGHNVLHPMGYDSFGLPAEQYAIQTGQHPAITTRDNIARYREQMDRIGFSFDWSREVKTSDPDYYKYTQEIFIMLFDSWYDKDQDRARPVSDLVSRFRESGTTTINAATEENLRDFTAAEWNAFTDQEQQEILLDYRLTYLADTEVNWCPALGTVLANDEIVNGVSERGGHPVVRKKMRQWMMRISAYAERLLNDLEDLDWSESIKEIQRNWIGKSIGSMVTFKLEEKYNDTFPLWGNAAGNGAKIDVFTTRPDTIYGVTFMTLAPEHELVDMITTPEQKEAVEAYKKATAARSERERMADVKTISGVFTGAYATHPLSGEKIPVWVGDYVLAGYGTGAVMAVPCGDERDHAFANHFAGQKGMPAIKNIFKDTDISEEAYAAKDDTPLTNSDFLNEMSYASGAMAAAIEKLEQVGAGKGKTNYRLRDAVFSRQRYWGEPYPVYYKDGLPQMIDRKHLPLELPEVDEYLPTEDGAPPLGRATTWSWCTQENKVVSNDDDRDCVYPLELNTMPGWAGSSWYMFRYMDANNESEMFSREAQEYWQNVDLYIGGSEHATGHLLYSRFWVKFLHDLEKVTVNEPFKKLINQGMILGESAFVLKTKTFNLYQRTEDISNEARIVYRVKKTNKIYNPDSSIIYARRLFQPIIDGIFSMSDARFNYTQRFLSQLFGIEYNDSQILVPDEESSIPVHIPVELVNSNNYVDTEKYIQNSLYEKGSIILLDEKRQLRTFREVEKMSKSKYNVVNPDDICEQYGADTLRLYEMFLGPLEQAKPWNTAGITGVYGFMKKLWKLYHNNDGFYVSDEKASPDSMKTLHKTIKKTREDIENFSFNTSVSSFMIAVNELTAQKCHHREVLEPLAILVSPYAPHIAEELWSLLGHEESISEAPFPVFEEKYLVESSKTYPISFNGKMKFTLDLPVDISKDELEKLVLENEKVQEQLAGKTIRKTIIVPGKIVNFVVG, from the coding sequence ATGTTACTGTACGACCACCAAAAGATTGAAGCAAAATGGCAGGAATACTGGGCCGCAAACCAGACGTTCAAAGCCACCAATCAATCTGGTAAGCCTAAATTCTATGCTCTAGATATGTTCCCATATCCTAGTGGTGCTGGGCTGCACGTGGGTCATCCATTGGGTTATATCGCCAGTGACATCGTGTCTCGATACAAGCGCCATACGGGTCACAACGTCCTGCATCCTATGGGTTATGATAGTTTTGGCTTGCCGGCAGAGCAGTACGCAATCCAAACAGGACAGCATCCAGCAATCACAACCCGTGACAATATCGCGCGCTACCGTGAGCAAATGGATCGCATAGGTTTTAGTTTTGACTGGTCGCGTGAGGTAAAAACCAGTGATCCAGACTATTATAAATACACGCAAGAGATTTTTATCATGCTTTTTGATAGCTGGTATGATAAGGATCAAGACCGTGCGCGTCCAGTGAGTGACTTGGTATCACGCTTTCGCGAAAGCGGAACAACCACCATCAACGCTGCAACAGAGGAAAACCTGAGAGATTTTACGGCTGCAGAATGGAATGCGTTTACCGATCAAGAACAACAAGAAATATTATTAGACTACAGGCTTACTTACCTAGCAGATACTGAGGTTAATTGGTGTCCAGCACTAGGTACGGTACTCGCTAATGATGAGATCGTGAACGGCGTGAGTGAGCGTGGCGGCCATCCTGTGGTGCGCAAGAAAATGCGCCAGTGGATGATGCGCATCAGCGCCTATGCAGAGCGATTGCTCAACGACCTAGAAGACCTGGACTGGAGCGAGTCCATCAAAGAAATACAGCGCAATTGGATTGGGAAATCCATTGGTTCTATGGTAACCTTTAAGCTAGAGGAAAAGTATAACGATACTTTTCCCCTTTGGGGAAATGCAGCAGGCAATGGGGCCAAGATCGACGTTTTTACCACCAGACCAGATACCATCTATGGAGTTACGTTTATGACGCTAGCACCCGAACATGAGCTAGTGGATATGATCACCACACCAGAACAAAAAGAAGCGGTAGAAGCTTATAAAAAAGCCACTGCAGCCAGATCAGAGCGCGAGCGCATGGCAGATGTGAAAACCATTTCTGGTGTATTTACAGGTGCTTATGCTACGCATCCATTGAGCGGAGAAAAAATTCCTGTCTGGGTAGGCGATTATGTTTTGGCGGGTTATGGAACTGGCGCAGTAATGGCCGTTCCTTGTGGCGATGAGCGCGATCATGCTTTTGCTAATCATTTTGCAGGTCAAAAAGGCATGCCTGCTATCAAAAACATTTTCAAGGATACCGACATAAGCGAGGAAGCTTATGCTGCCAAAGACGATACACCACTTACCAATAGCGACTTCCTTAATGAGATGAGCTATGCCAGCGGCGCCATGGCTGCAGCGATTGAGAAATTAGAGCAAGTAGGCGCTGGCAAAGGAAAAACCAATTACCGTTTGCGCGATGCAGTCTTCTCGAGACAGCGTTATTGGGGCGAGCCGTACCCAGTTTATTACAAGGATGGTTTACCGCAAATGATTGATCGTAAGCATTTGCCGTTAGAATTACCAGAGGTAGATGAATACCTACCTACAGAAGATGGCGCACCGCCACTAGGTCGTGCGACGACCTGGAGCTGGTGTACCCAAGAAAATAAAGTCGTTTCTAACGATGACGATCGTGATTGTGTGTACCCGTTAGAATTGAATACTATGCCTGGATGGGCCGGTAGTTCTTGGTATATGTTTAGGTACATGGATGCCAACAATGAGAGCGAAATGTTCTCCAGGGAAGCTCAAGAATACTGGCAAAATGTCGATCTATACATCGGTGGTAGCGAGCACGCCACAGGTCACTTGCTGTACAGCCGTTTTTGGGTCAAGTTTCTACACGATCTAGAAAAAGTAACCGTCAACGAGCCATTCAAAAAGCTGATTAATCAAGGGATGATATTGGGTGAGAGTGCTTTTGTTCTAAAAACAAAAACATTCAATCTTTATCAACGTACGGAAGATATCAGTAACGAAGCACGAATAGTATACAGAGTAAAGAAAACAAATAAAATTTACAATCCTGACTCATCTATTATTTATGCACGTCGCCTATTTCAACCAATTATTGATGGTATTTTCAGCATGAGTGATGCTAGATTTAATTATACTCAGCGTTTCTTGAGTCAATTGTTCGGTATTGAATATAATGATTCGCAGATTTTAGTACCAGATGAAGAGTCAAGCATACCAGTACATATTCCAGTTGAGTTAGTTAATTCAAATAATTATGTTGATACTGAGAAGTATATACAAAACTCATTATATGAAAAAGGCAGTATTATTTTACTTGATGAAAAGAGACAGCTTAGAACTTTTCGCGAGGTAGAAAAAATGTCCAAGTCCAAATACAACGTCGTCAATCCAGACGATATCTGCGAGCAGTATGGCGCAGACACCTTGCGTTTGTACGAGATGTTTTTAGGTCCGCTGGAGCAGGCTAAACCATGGAACACGGCTGGTATTACAGGTGTTTATGGATTCATGAAAAAGCTATGGAAACTCTATCACAACAATGATGGATTCTATGTGAGCGATGAAAAAGCATCGCCTGATAGCATGAAAACGCTGCACAAAACCATCAAGAAAACTCGTGAAGATATTGAGAACTTCTCATTCAACACTAGCGTGAGCAGCTTTATGATTGCGGTCAATGAGCTCACGGCCCAGAAATGTCATCATAGAGAGGTGCTGGAACCACTAGCTATTCTGGTATCACCATACGCACCGCACATAGCAGAGGAATTGTGGTCATTGTTGGGTCACGAGGAATCCATTAGTGAGGCGCCGTTCCCAGTATTTGAAGAAAAGTATCTGGTAGAAAGCAGCAAGACCTATCCTATTTCGTTCAACGGTAAGATGAAATTTACGCTGGATTTACCAGTCGACATCTCAAAAGACGAGTTGGAAAAGCTCGTCCTAGAAAACGAAAAAGTTCAAGAACAACTGGCAGGCAAGACCATCCGCAAAACCATTATCGTCCCAGGTAAGATTGTAAATTTTGTGGTAGGATAA
- a CDS encoding cell division protein FtsX, with amino-acid sequence MASNSSYQKRRLFSSYFWVVISVFLVLFMLGLQGFFLLNSQKLADYFREQVPMSIYFKDSAKDVEMQQLEKSLQMADYTKSAVFVSAEEGAQKTMDDLGEDFVAKLDGFNPIPNSIDVRLNASFVDDAQIQQIADDLAAKDFVQEVSYDKPLVSLLNENVKRISFWMLIVSGVFIFIAFLLINSSIRLSIYAKRFTIKTMQMVGATKGFIRKPFIMTSIRLGFFGALLALIALGGVVYWMDGYVPELEILQNYQMLAILFVGVLVFGILISLISTFFATTRYLNLRTDQLYY; translated from the coding sequence ATGGCGTCTAATTCTTCCTATCAAAAACGGCGATTGTTCAGCTCCTATTTTTGGGTGGTGATCAGCGTTTTTTTAGTGCTTTTTATGCTGGGATTGCAAGGCTTTTTCTTGCTTAATAGCCAAAAGCTGGCAGATTACTTCCGTGAGCAGGTGCCTATGTCGATATACTTTAAGGACAGTGCCAAGGATGTCGAGATGCAACAGCTGGAAAAATCACTGCAAATGGCAGATTATACTAAAAGTGCCGTGTTTGTAAGCGCAGAAGAAGGTGCGCAAAAAACCATGGATGATCTAGGCGAGGACTTTGTGGCAAAACTGGACGGTTTTAATCCGATTCCCAACTCCATCGACGTGCGATTGAACGCAAGTTTTGTTGACGACGCACAAATACAACAAATCGCAGATGACCTTGCTGCCAAGGATTTTGTGCAAGAAGTGAGCTATGACAAGCCACTCGTCTCGCTATTGAATGAAAATGTAAAACGCATAAGCTTCTGGATGTTGATCGTGAGTGGTGTGTTTATTTTTATTGCATTCCTGCTTATCAACAGCTCTATCAGGCTATCGATTTATGCCAAAAGATTCACCATCAAGACCATGCAAATGGTGGGCGCGACCAAAGGTTTTATACGCAAGCCATTTATTATGACGAGCATAAGGCTAGGCTTTTTTGGTGCGCTGCTGGCACTCATTGCACTAGGTGGCGTGGTGTACTGGATGGATGGCTATGTACCAGAATTAGAGATTTTACAGAATTACCAGATGCTGGCGATCCTATTTGTGGGCGTACTGGTTTTTGGTATCTTGATAAGCTTGATCAGCACATTCTTTGCAACGACGCGTTACTTGAATCTGAGAACAGATCAATTGTACTATTAA
- a CDS encoding GIY-YIG nuclease family protein, whose protein sequence is MTNNIDRRLKEHNAGVNPFSFTYKRRPIALLFQQEFNDIFQAYHFEARIKKWSSKKKRALANDDFDLIKILAECRNQTHSKFFSKLN, encoded by the coding sequence ATGACAAATAATATCGATCGCAGATTGAAAGAGCATAATGCTGGAGTGAATCCATTTTCATTTACCTACAAGCGACGGCCAATAGCATTACTATTTCAGCAAGAATTTAATGATATTTTTCAGGCTTATCATTTTGAGGCAAGAATCAAGAAATGGAGTTCAAAGAAGAAGAGAGCTTTAGCAAATGACGACTTTGATTTGATTAAAATTCTAGCAGAGTGTCGCAATCAAACTCATAGTAAGTTCTTCTCAAAACTGAATTGA
- a CDS encoding DUF3098 domain-containing protein: MGKKKHSSNATVKQQEQNVEPRFEFIFKRKNYIWMLIGLGVIALGFGLMAGGGSDDPNVFNPEIFSWRRIRLAPALVLIGFGIQVYAILLDPEK; the protein is encoded by the coding sequence ATGGGTAAGAAAAAACATTCTAGTAACGCAACTGTGAAGCAGCAAGAGCAAAATGTAGAGCCGCGTTTTGAATTTATTTTTAAGCGCAAAAATTACATTTGGATGTTGATAGGTTTGGGCGTGATTGCTCTAGGATTTGGCCTGATGGCTGGTGGCGGCAGTGACGATCCCAACGTTTTTAATCCAGAAATTTTCTCATGGCGACGCATTAGGCTGGCGCCAGCGCTCGTGCTAATTGGTTTTGGCATTCAGGTGTATGCAATTCTCCTAGATCCAGAAAAATAA